One Lentibacillus cibarius DNA window includes the following coding sequences:
- a CDS encoding NAD(P)/FAD-dependent oxidoreductase: MTNNELFDVTIIGGGPAGLFSAFYSGLRELKTKVIEYQPYLGGKVHVYPQKMVWDVGGLPPLTGAKFTEQMIEQGLTFDPEVVLNEKVDSITRTEQGIYELHAASGHVHYSRTVIIAVGSGILNPKKLAISGAEKFEDANLYYSVESLQQFKDKTVIISGGGSSATDWANELEPIAKRVFITCRKNNFDCHESQATQLRNGSVVCFFHTSITDLVASSDGESIEQVELTNKQTGVVNHLPVDAVIVNHGYERDTSLLDNSNIDIAMEDDYFVSGNAKSESSLDGLYAAGDILMHEGKLNLIAGAFQDAANAVNQAKQFIEPDAAKTAMVSSHNEAFEERNKQIIEQMIK, encoded by the coding sequence TTGACTAATAATGAATTGTTTGATGTTACCATTATTGGCGGCGGTCCAGCCGGCTTGTTTTCGGCATTTTACAGCGGACTCAGGGAATTAAAAACAAAGGTCATCGAATATCAACCATACTTAGGTGGTAAAGTACACGTTTATCCCCAAAAAATGGTTTGGGATGTTGGCGGATTGCCACCACTGACTGGGGCAAAATTTACAGAGCAGATGATTGAGCAAGGATTGACGTTCGACCCTGAGGTTGTGCTCAATGAAAAAGTTGATTCAATCACCCGTACAGAACAGGGCATTTATGAGTTACATGCCGCCTCAGGTCATGTACATTATTCACGAACTGTTATCATTGCAGTCGGCAGCGGAATATTGAATCCTAAAAAACTAGCAATCAGCGGCGCGGAAAAATTTGAGGATGCCAATCTGTACTATTCCGTGGAGTCACTGCAACAGTTTAAGGATAAAACTGTGATTATCTCCGGTGGTGGCAGCTCGGCGACCGACTGGGCCAATGAGCTGGAGCCTATAGCCAAGCGTGTTTTCATCACTTGCCGAAAAAATAATTTCGATTGTCACGAATCACAGGCGACCCAATTAAGGAACGGCTCTGTCGTCTGTTTCTTCCACACATCGATAACCGACCTTGTTGCAAGTAGCGACGGCGAATCCATTGAACAGGTTGAGCTGACGAATAAACAGACGGGAGTGGTCAATCATCTTCCGGTGGATGCAGTGATTGTCAATCATGGCTATGAGCGCGATACATCGTTGCTTGATAATAGTAATATTGATATTGCCATGGAAGACGACTATTTCGTCTCCGGCAACGCCAAAAGCGAATCTTCACTGGACGGACTGTACGCTGCCGGTGACATCCTCATGCATGAAGGAAAACTGAACTTAATTGCCGGTGCCTTTCAGGATGCGGCCAATGCAGTTAACCAGGCTAAACAATTTATTGAACCTGACGCTGCTAAAACAGCAATGGTTTCCTCCCATAACGAAGCTTTCGAGGAACGCAACAAACAAATTATTGAGCAAATGATTAAATGA
- the purN gene encoding phosphoribosylglycinamide formyltransferase has product MTNVRAAVFASGSGSNFQAIMEETNLPVDVVLLVCDRSDAGVIAKAEKFGVESLIFDPKAYAGKEDYERLLVKKLRDSQVEWLFLAGYMRIVGSVLLTNYAGRMINIHPSLLPDFPGKDAIGQAYTAGVETTGVTVHYVDAGIDTGPVIAQQEVPVHPNDTRETLTKRIQQVEHNLYPTVIRQLLEQEDERDAGISRNSSVIVD; this is encoded by the coding sequence ATGACAAACGTACGTGCCGCAGTATTCGCATCCGGGTCCGGTAGTAACTTTCAGGCAATCATGGAAGAAACGAACCTCCCAGTTGACGTGGTGCTGCTTGTTTGCGACCGGTCTGATGCGGGTGTGATTGCCAAAGCGGAAAAATTCGGAGTCGAGTCGTTAATTTTTGACCCAAAAGCATATGCAGGAAAAGAAGATTACGAACGTCTGCTAGTTAAAAAACTTCGGGATAGCCAGGTAGAATGGCTATTCTTAGCTGGCTATATGCGTATTGTCGGATCAGTGCTTTTAACCAATTATGCAGGCAGGATGATAAATATCCATCCGTCTCTGCTTCCGGACTTTCCCGGAAAAGATGCGATTGGCCAAGCGTATACAGCAGGCGTTGAAACAACCGGTGTGACCGTTCATTACGTTGATGCGGGCATCGATACAGGCCCGGTTATTGCACAGCAGGAAGTCCCTGTGCACCCGAATGATACAAGGGAAACGTTGACAAAGCGTATACAGCAGGTAGAGCACAACCTGTATCCAACAGTCATCCGTCAGCTGCTTGAACAGGAGGATGAACGGGACGCCGGAATTAGCCGCAACAGCTCTGTTATTGTTGATTGA
- the purD gene encoding phosphoribosylamine--glycine ligase: MNLLVVGSGGREHSLIMKLRESGRADQIYAAPGNGGISNFATCVNINEMDMERLVEFAREKEIDLTIVGPEAPLLAGIADRFHEAGLAIFAPSQKAALLEGSKRYAKDFMQKYDIPTADYASFTKATDAKAYINKIGAPVVVKADGLAAGKGVVVANTIEEAVTAVDELTDDEEGSPGIVVEECLVGSELSLMAFVHDGNVFPMLPARDYKRAYDDDEGPNTGGMGAYAPVADVSSETLEKVKENILQVTADGIKQEGHPFTGILYAGLMMTADGPKVIEFNARFGDPETQVVLPLLQNDLLQVFLDVLDGKDPELEWEAKSCAGVVLASAGYPGPYEKGAPLPELTTDENSFVVHAGTRETADGTVSDGGRVLLAGAKGDTLSEAIQSAYDWLDQHIDSDAFFYRKDIARPTIPSKLTTNN; encoded by the coding sequence ATGAATCTGTTGGTAGTTGGAAGTGGCGGTCGGGAACATAGTTTGATCATGAAGCTGCGCGAGAGTGGCCGTGCTGATCAGATTTATGCGGCACCGGGAAATGGTGGTATTAGTAATTTTGCCACCTGCGTAAACATAAATGAAATGGACATGGAGCGGCTGGTGGAATTTGCTAGAGAGAAGGAAATTGACTTGACGATTGTCGGACCGGAAGCCCCGTTGCTTGCCGGAATCGCTGACAGATTTCATGAAGCAGGCCTTGCTATCTTTGCACCATCGCAGAAAGCTGCTTTGCTTGAGGGAAGCAAGCGCTATGCGAAAGACTTCATGCAGAAATATGATATTCCAACAGCCGATTATGCGAGTTTTACCAAAGCAACTGATGCAAAAGCCTATATAAACAAAATAGGTGCACCGGTCGTTGTGAAGGCTGATGGACTCGCTGCAGGCAAGGGTGTCGTTGTTGCCAACACAATTGAAGAAGCAGTCACCGCGGTGGATGAACTGACTGACGATGAGGAGGGTTCTCCGGGGATTGTGGTTGAGGAATGTCTCGTCGGAAGTGAACTCTCCTTGATGGCATTCGTCCATGACGGCAATGTTTTCCCGATGTTGCCGGCACGGGATTACAAACGAGCCTATGACGATGACGAGGGGCCAAACACCGGTGGGATGGGCGCATATGCTCCTGTGGCTGACGTCTCATCGGAAACATTAGAGAAAGTAAAGGAAAACATTTTGCAAGTGACAGCCGATGGAATCAAACAAGAAGGGCACCCGTTTACCGGCATACTGTATGCTGGGTTAATGATGACAGCAGATGGTCCGAAAGTCATTGAATTCAATGCTCGATTCGGTGACCCGGAAACACAGGTTGTTTTACCGCTGTTGCAAAATGATCTCTTGCAGGTGTTTCTCGATGTGCTGGATGGCAAGGATCCTGAACTAGAGTGGGAAGCAAAAAGCTGTGCCGGTGTGGTCCTGGCATCAGCTGGTTATCCGGGACCATATGAAAAAGGTGCACCGTTGCCGGAGTTGACAACGGACGAAAATTCATTTGTAGTGCACGCCGGAACCAGGGAAACGGCTGACGGAACCGTATCTGACGGCGGAAGGGTTCTTCTAGCCGGTGCAAAAGGGGATACCTTATCCGAAGCAATCCAGAGTGCTTACGATTGGCTGGATCAACACATCGATTCAGATGCCTTCTTTTACCGAAAAGATATAGCCCGGCCCACGATACCGTCGAAACTCACCACAAACAACTAG
- the purL gene encoding phosphoribosylformylglycinamidine synthase subunit PurL — protein MLSTYEPAPERIEQEALYLELGLSEDEYKRVKNILGRRPNMTEAGIFAVMWSEHCSYKTSKPLLKKFPSDGPHVLQGPGEGAGVVDIGDGQAAVFKIESHNHPSAVEPYQGAATGVGGIIRDVFSMGARPIALMNSLRFGNLGTERVNYLFEEVVHGIAGYGNCVGVPTVGGEVQFDESYEDNPLVNAMCIGLINHEDMQKGIAAGTGNTVIYAGAPTGRDGIHGATFASGDLADDSDKDRPSVQVGDPFMEKLLIEACLEVIHSDALVGMQDMGAAGLTSSASEMASKAGTGMTMNLDLVPQREQHMSAYELMLSESQERMLLVVKQGREQEIIDVFTKYGLEAVAVGEVTEDKSFRLLQHDEIVAAIPVDALAEEAPVYHMPSKEASYVREFQKMENKTPDVSDHTAMLKQILQEPTIASKEYVYDQYDSMVQTNTVVKPGSDAAVIRVKGTDKALAMTTDCNSRYIYLDPETGGKIAVAEAARNIVCSGARPLGLTDGLNYGNPTNPEVFWQMEKSVEGMSEAANTLATPVISGNVSLYNQSKGKSIFPTPVVGMVGLVASLDHITPSFFQETGDLIYLIGETKPEFGGSQLQKIISGTYEGKAPAIDLQVESERQQQLLEAIEQGLVQSAHDLAEGGLATALAESVFNGKGLGVKASLTGDPTVALFSESQSRFLVSVRPENKDLFEKTVAAANHIGTVTADSKFVIDVNGMKQVEEDASVLHNLWKGAIPCLLNKKV, from the coding sequence ATGCTATCAACGTATGAGCCGGCACCGGAAAGAATTGAACAAGAGGCATTGTATCTCGAGCTGGGGTTAAGCGAGGATGAATATAAACGCGTCAAGAATATATTGGGACGGCGCCCGAACATGACTGAAGCAGGAATTTTTGCCGTCATGTGGTCGGAACATTGCAGCTACAAAACGTCCAAACCATTGCTGAAGAAATTCCCGTCTGATGGGCCGCACGTTCTTCAGGGTCCTGGTGAAGGTGCTGGCGTTGTCGATATCGGTGATGGGCAGGCAGCGGTATTCAAGATTGAAAGTCATAATCATCCGTCAGCTGTTGAGCCGTATCAAGGTGCGGCAACTGGTGTCGGTGGTATTATCCGGGATGTGTTTTCCATGGGAGCACGGCCGATTGCCTTGATGAATTCATTACGATTCGGAAATCTTGGAACAGAACGAGTGAACTATTTATTTGAGGAAGTGGTTCATGGGATTGCCGGGTATGGCAACTGTGTAGGTGTTCCAACCGTTGGCGGTGAAGTACAATTTGATGAAAGTTACGAAGACAATCCGCTCGTTAATGCGATGTGCATTGGACTCATTAACCACGAGGATATGCAGAAAGGAATTGCTGCAGGAACGGGAAATACGGTCATCTATGCTGGGGCGCCAACCGGCCGCGATGGTATTCATGGTGCCACATTTGCCTCAGGTGATCTAGCAGATGACTCAGATAAGGATCGGCCGTCGGTTCAGGTTGGTGACCCATTTATGGAAAAATTGCTAATCGAAGCATGCCTGGAAGTAATCCACTCTGATGCGCTTGTTGGGATGCAGGATATGGGCGCTGCAGGCCTAACGTCATCCGCAAGTGAGATGGCCAGTAAAGCGGGAACGGGAATGACGATGAATCTGGATTTGGTTCCACAGCGTGAACAGCATATGAGCGCGTATGAATTAATGCTTTCTGAATCACAAGAACGCATGCTGCTTGTGGTGAAACAAGGACGCGAGCAGGAAATTATAGATGTGTTTACAAAATACGGACTCGAAGCGGTAGCAGTCGGAGAAGTGACGGAAGACAAATCATTTCGCCTGCTGCAACACGATGAGATTGTGGCGGCTATTCCGGTTGATGCCCTTGCCGAGGAGGCACCGGTATACCATATGCCGTCAAAAGAAGCGTCGTACGTACGAGAATTTCAGAAAATGGAGAATAAAACACCAGATGTAAGCGATCATACGGCTATGCTGAAACAAATATTGCAGGAGCCAACCATTGCAAGTAAGGAATATGTGTATGACCAGTATGATTCCATGGTACAGACAAATACAGTTGTCAAACCTGGGTCAGATGCAGCCGTCATTCGGGTGAAAGGAACGGATAAGGCACTTGCTATGACAACCGATTGTAATTCTCGCTACATTTACTTGGACCCGGAAACGGGCGGAAAAATAGCTGTTGCGGAAGCCGCACGGAATATCGTGTGTTCCGGTGCACGCCCGCTCGGATTGACTGATGGGCTGAACTACGGTAACCCGACAAATCCGGAAGTTTTCTGGCAGATGGAAAAGAGTGTGGAAGGAATGAGTGAAGCGGCAAACACGCTTGCAACGCCTGTCATTAGCGGGAATGTATCCCTATACAACCAGTCTAAAGGCAAATCGATTTTTCCGACACCGGTTGTAGGCATGGTTGGTTTGGTAGCATCACTTGACCATATTACGCCGAGTTTTTTCCAAGAAACAGGCGATTTGATTTACTTGATTGGCGAAACAAAGCCTGAGTTCGGAGGCAGTCAACTACAGAAGATTATTTCCGGAACATATGAAGGTAAAGCACCTGCGATAGATTTACAAGTAGAGTCCGAGCGGCAGCAGCAATTACTGGAAGCCATCGAGCAGGGACTCGTCCAGTCTGCACATGACCTGGCTGAAGGTGGGTTGGCCACAGCACTTGCTGAATCAGTATTCAACGGAAAAGGACTTGGCGTTAAAGCATCATTAACAGGGGATCCAACCGTTGCCCTTTTTAGTGAATCCCAATCCCGGTTCCTTGTCTCAGTACGGCCGGAAAATAAAGATTTATTTGAAAAAACAGTAGCCGCTGCAAACCATATCGGAACGGTAACAGCAGACAGCAAGTTTGTAATAGATGTTAATGGGATGAAACAGGTGGAGGAAGATGCAAGCGTACTTCATAACCTCTGGAAAGGAGCAATTCCATGCTTGCTGAACAAAAAGGTATAA
- the purM gene encoding phosphoribosylformylglycinamidine cyclo-ligase, protein MENTYKAAGVDVEQGYEAVRRMKRHVAKTARPEMLDEIGAFAGLFDLSSFNYQEPVLVSGTDGVGTKLKLAAEMQKHDTVGIDLVAMCVNDIVAQGAQPLFFLDYIACGKTDPALIEQVVAGISQGCIDAGAGLIGGETAEMPGMYQDDEYDLAGFTVGIAEKSQLVTGASIATGDTIIGLTSSGIHSNGYSLVRKLVEGLDFDKMYTGLTAPLGNTLLTPTKIYAKSVAAVMKEINVKGIAHITGGGFHENLPRMMPEGLGAEIDVSSWQKPDVFSFLQRVGDISDEEMYRVFNMGIGMAIVVAPEEADTVLRILETHGETATVIGKTVPEEGVHLLP, encoded by the coding sequence ATGGAGAACACGTACAAGGCAGCTGGTGTGGATGTGGAACAAGGATATGAGGCCGTCAGACGGATGAAAAGACATGTCGCCAAAACGGCACGGCCGGAAATGTTGGATGAAATCGGTGCATTTGCTGGTCTCTTTGATTTATCATCATTCAACTATCAGGAACCGGTGTTAGTTTCCGGTACAGACGGTGTCGGTACAAAATTGAAACTCGCAGCCGAGATGCAAAAACACGATACAGTTGGCATTGATCTAGTTGCGATGTGTGTAAATGATATTGTCGCACAAGGTGCACAGCCGTTATTTTTCCTGGATTATATAGCATGCGGAAAGACGGATCCGGCCCTGATTGAACAAGTCGTTGCCGGTATTTCCCAAGGGTGCATAGATGCAGGTGCGGGTCTAATTGGTGGCGAAACAGCAGAAATGCCTGGTATGTATCAGGATGATGAATATGATTTGGCCGGATTTACGGTTGGCATCGCTGAAAAGTCACAACTCGTGACCGGTGCATCGATCGCTACGGGTGATACAATCATCGGCTTGACGTCAAGCGGCATTCATTCCAATGGATACTCCCTCGTTAGAAAGCTGGTGGAAGGGCTCGATTTTGATAAAATGTATACAGGATTAACGGCCCCGCTCGGGAACACCCTGCTAACCCCAACAAAGATTTATGCCAAATCGGTTGCAGCGGTTATGAAAGAAATAAACGTTAAAGGAATCGCACACATAACAGGCGGCGGCTTTCATGAAAACCTTCCCCGTATGATGCCTGAAGGGCTGGGTGCGGAAATAGATGTTTCCAGCTGGCAGAAACCGGACGTATTTTCGTTTCTACAGCGTGTGGGTGACATTTCCGATGAAGAGATGTACCGCGTTTTTAATATGGGAATCGGCATGGCCATCGTTGTCGCACCCGAGGAAGCAGACACAGTGCTGCGAATTCTCGAAACACACGGCGAAACGGCTACAGTTATCGGAAAAACAGTGCCGGAAGAAGGAGTGCATTTGCTGCCATGA
- a CDS encoding ABC transporter substrate-binding protein has product MTYSKEGTANMYDELMGEFKTIAKVTGKENEAEQKLADLDDFYDKQKQRLADAGIEDAKYLLTMAFSSQNSPILRLYANNSYPVQALNNIGLTNAYETDEPQTYGFSEIGVEPLQRFQDEDLHFFSIVQEDDNIFKNQLKGNPAWENLNFVEGERAHYLPGDTPVIGGVSSAKALVKQMVDTMVNE; this is encoded by the coding sequence ATGACATACAGTAAGGAAGGTACAGCCAATATGTACGATGAATTGATGGGTGAATTCAAAACAATTGCGAAAGTAACGGGTAAAGAAAATGAAGCTGAACAGAAACTTGCTGATTTAGACGATTTTTATGATAAGCAAAAACAGCGCCTGGCTGATGCGGGGATAGAAGATGCAAAGTATTTACTGACAATGGCCTTCTCATCACAAAACTCCCCGATATTACGGCTATATGCAAATAATTCCTATCCGGTGCAGGCACTGAATAACATTGGGCTTACCAATGCATATGAAACCGATGAACCTCAAACATATGGGTTTTCAGAAATAGGCGTGGAGCCGCTACAGCGCTTTCAGGATGAAGACCTTCATTTCTTTTCTATTGTGCAGGAGGATGACAACATCTTTAAAAATCAACTCAAAGGTAATCCGGCGTGGGAGAATTTGAATTTTGTTGAAGGTGAGCGGGCGCATTATCTTCCAGGGGATACACCGGTCATTGGAGGTGTATCATCAGCAAAAGCACTCGTGAAACAGATGGTGGATACCATGGTAAATGAATAG
- the purF gene encoding amidophosphoribosyltransferase, whose amino-acid sequence MLAEQKGINEECGVFGIWGHDKAAELTYYGLHAMQHRGQDGAGVVVNNGNCLTSHKGLGLVNDVFKYAPFHELTGDAAVGHVRNATEGSNVYENVQPLLFQSQMKSMALAHNGNLMNTDRLRNELESQGSILQTSSDTEVLAHLIKRSGMEVNEQSLAAALNQTTGAYSFLVMTDDKMYAALDPSGIRPLSIGRIGDAYVVASESCAFDQIGATFEREVLPGELITISSHGMESTRFAIRGQRKMCAMEYVYLSRPDSNVNRVNVHASRKQMGKELAQESPADADIVIGVPDSSISAAIGFAEESGLPYEMGIIKNRYVGRTFIQPSQELREQGVKLKLAPVRGMVEGKRVVMIDDSIVRGTTSKRIVQMLKNAGAAEVHVRIASPPIEHPCWYGIDMSTYEELIAANHSLDEIRDTIEADSLAFLSESGLEQAIVRDKTIHQGICTACMTGEYPVMQDKEKALAHKKS is encoded by the coding sequence ATGCTTGCTGAACAAAAAGGTATAAATGAAGAATGTGGTGTATTCGGTATTTGGGGGCATGATAAAGCGGCGGAATTGACGTATTACGGTCTTCACGCGATGCAGCACCGTGGACAGGATGGTGCCGGCGTCGTTGTTAATAATGGTAATTGCCTAACCTCCCATAAAGGGTTAGGCCTTGTCAATGACGTATTTAAATACGCTCCTTTTCATGAGCTAACTGGTGACGCTGCAGTCGGTCATGTACGAAATGCCACAGAGGGAAGCAACGTGTACGAAAATGTGCAGCCGCTCTTATTCCAATCACAGATGAAAAGTATGGCGCTTGCTCATAACGGTAATCTCATGAATACCGATCGTCTTCGTAATGAATTAGAAAGCCAGGGCAGTATCCTCCAGACTTCCTCCGATACGGAAGTGCTTGCCCATCTGATTAAACGCAGCGGTATGGAGGTCAATGAACAATCGCTTGCTGCTGCACTTAATCAAACTACTGGTGCCTACAGTTTTTTGGTCATGACGGATGACAAAATGTATGCTGCACTGGACCCGAGTGGTATCAGACCGTTATCGATTGGCCGAATTGGCGATGCCTACGTGGTTGCATCCGAGTCGTGTGCGTTTGATCAGATAGGCGCTACCTTTGAACGGGAAGTTTTGCCGGGGGAATTGATAACGATCAGTTCGCATGGAATGGAGTCCACCCGCTTTGCCATCAGGGGCCAGCGGAAGATGTGTGCCATGGAGTATGTTTATCTGTCAAGACCAGACAGTAATGTTAACCGGGTAAATGTTCATGCGTCACGAAAACAAATGGGAAAAGAATTGGCGCAAGAATCTCCAGCAGATGCAGATATCGTGATTGGTGTACCTGATTCAAGTATATCAGCTGCGATTGGATTTGCTGAAGAAAGCGGCTTGCCCTACGAAATGGGGATTATCAAAAATCGCTACGTTGGGAGAACATTTATACAGCCGTCCCAAGAGCTACGTGAGCAAGGTGTGAAATTAAAGCTTGCACCAGTAAGGGGGATGGTGGAAGGTAAGCGGGTTGTCATGATTGATGACTCCATTGTACGCGGGACGACAAGCAAACGAATTGTGCAGATGCTGAAAAATGCGGGAGCAGCTGAAGTACACGTCCGTATTGCATCACCGCCGATTGAGCATCCGTGCTGGTACGGTATTGATATGTCAACGTACGAGGAACTGATTGCGGCAAATCATTCACTAGATGAGATTCGAGATACGATTGAAGCAGACAGCCTGGCATTTTTGTCAGAATCCGGTCTGGAACAGGCAATCGTCAGAGACAAAACCATTCATCAAGGAATTTGTACCGCATGCATGACAGGCGAGTACCCGGTAATGCAGGACAAAGAAAAGGCATTAGCTCACAAGAAGTCTTAA